From a region of the candidate division KSB1 bacterium genome:
- a CDS encoding phosphomannomutase/phosphoglucomutase, with translation MLKSTIFREYDIRGIADEDLVDENVVLLGKGIGTFLGRQGSKTLVIGRDVRLSSPRLRDALTKGLLSTGLKVIDVGVTLTPIQYFGILHLNADGGVMITGSHNPIDYNGLKISKKGVVPVYGEQIQEIRKIIETGDFATGAGEVVEKNVMDDYVTTLKSKLKFNKKLKIVIDAGNGTGGLVAPKLWEDMGCEVECIYCEPDGRFPNHLPDPTVLKYVVDLQKKVLETGADLGIGYDGDSDRVGVIDEKGRMIFADKLLAILSREVLDRHPGSEIVFDVKCSQALPEEIQKYGGKPLMWKTGHSLLKAKMKEIGSPLAGEMSGHIFYADDYFGFDDAIYVSGRLLQILSNTDQKLSAIVDEIPHFESTPEIRIDATDEDKFNVVADIANYFKKNYDTIDIDGARVLFGDGWGLVRASNTQPVLVLRFEAKTKDGLQEIIEIFKAKLQEYPSVKFSDEDFAIA, from the coding sequence ATGCTCAAATCAACCATTTTTCGTGAGTATGACATCCGTGGAATCGCAGATGAAGATCTGGTTGATGAAAATGTCGTTTTGCTGGGTAAAGGAATCGGCACATTTTTGGGCCGGCAAGGTTCAAAGACTTTGGTTATTGGCCGGGATGTCCGGCTTTCTTCGCCGCGCCTTCGGGATGCGCTGACAAAAGGATTGCTATCAACCGGACTCAAAGTCATCGATGTTGGCGTGACCCTTACTCCTATTCAATATTTTGGCATTCTTCATTTAAACGCCGATGGCGGCGTCATGATTACCGGCAGCCACAACCCGATTGATTACAACGGTTTAAAAATTTCCAAGAAAGGCGTGGTGCCGGTTTACGGTGAGCAGATTCAGGAAATTCGCAAAATTATCGAAACCGGCGATTTTGCCACAGGTGCCGGAGAGGTCGTCGAAAAAAACGTCATGGATGATTACGTAACGACCTTAAAATCCAAGCTCAAATTTAATAAGAAACTCAAGATAGTCATCGATGCAGGCAATGGCACCGGTGGTCTTGTGGCGCCTAAACTCTGGGAAGACATGGGCTGTGAGGTCGAATGCATTTACTGTGAGCCGGATGGCCGCTTTCCCAACCATTTGCCCGATCCGACTGTCCTAAAATACGTAGTTGATTTGCAGAAAAAAGTTCTCGAAACCGGGGCAGACCTGGGGATCGGTTACGACGGCGACAGCGATCGCGTCGGGGTTATCGATGAAAAAGGCCGGATGATTTTTGCGGATAAGCTGCTGGCGATTTTAAGCCGCGAGGTCCTTGACCGGCATCCAGGGTCCGAGATTGTTTTTGATGTAAAGTGCTCACAAGCCCTTCCTGAAGAAATTCAAAAATACGGCGGCAAACCTTTAATGTGGAAAACCGGGCATTCTCTTTTAAAAGCAAAAATGAAAGAAATCGGCTCACCGTTAGCAGGTGAGATGTCCGGGCACATTTTTTATGCGGATGATTATTTTGGCTTCGACGACGCGATTTATGTCTCAGGCCGGCTTCTGCAAATTCTGTCAAACACCGACCAAAAGCTTTCAGCAATTGTCGACGAAATTCCTCATTTTGAATCGACTCCCGAAATTCGAATTGATGCGACCGATGAAGACAAATTTAACGTTGTGGCGGATATTGCGAACTACTTCAAGAAAAATTACGACACCATTGATATCGACGGCGCCCGGGTGCTGTTTGGAGACGGCTGGGGGCTGGTTCGTGCGTCTAACACACAGCCGGTTTTGGTCCTGCGATTTGAGGCAAAAACCAAAGACGGTCTGCAGGAAATCATTGAAATCTTCAAGGCGAAATTGCAGGAATATCCCTCGGTTAAGTTTTCGGATGAAGATTTTGCAATTGCTTAA